Proteins from one Pongo abelii isolate AG06213 chromosome 19, NHGRI_mPonAbe1-v2.0_pri, whole genome shotgun sequence genomic window:
- the SPEM2 gene encoding uncharacterized protein SPEM2 isoform X2 — protein sequence MSRPTQYSSFSCHHFSNHHSSGLPRCLRRRRRRRRHRRCRCRCRNYQQRPQNYRKIPYSRSVFCNPRRSQKMSQLHRAPFFDQEDPDSYLEEEDNLPFPYPKYPRGSWGGFYQRAGLPSNVGLWGRQGSVLASLPPPSLYLSPELRCMPKRVEAKSELRLQSYGRHDSQSRLWGNVEAEQWASSPPPPHRLPPNPSWVPAGHSPYPSVGWILYDSWDQWHRGMEGFERPPALVSRNARPEAQGCWEHHSPQSHRQSLLGHAYGQSHRSPHPSTEPLGYSSRDPHEVRRRAADWAEALPARRPLTTSASLTVLGEASHQRTPAPSSVLVPHSSQPRPKVQAADPAPPPTMFVPLSRNPGGNANYQVYDSLELKRQVQESGARSSSLPPASTSTLRPSLHRSQTEKLN from the coding sequence ATGTCCCGACCCACGCAGTActcctctttctcctgccaccattTCTCCAACCATCACAGCAGCGGTCTTCCTCGTTGTCttcgtcgccgccgccgccgccgccgccaccgccgttGTCGCTGTCGCTGCCGCAACTACCAGCAGCGGCCGCAGAACTACAGAAAAATCCCCTATAGCCGTTCAGTCTTCTGTAACCCACGTCGCAGCCAAAAGATGTCACAACTACACCGAGCGCCTTTCTTTGATCAGGAGGACCCGGATTCCTACCTGGAGGAAGAGGACAACCTGCCCTTCCCGTATCCCAAGTACCCACGTGGCAGCTGGGGTGGGTTTTATCAGAGAGCGGGCCTGCCCTCCAATGTAGGGCTGTGGGGCCGCCAGGGTAGTGTCCTGGCCAGTCTGCCACCACCCTCTCTCTACCTGTCACCTGAGCTGCGCTGCATGCCCAAGCGTGTAGAGGCCAAGTCCGAGCTGAGGCTGCAGTCCTATGGGCGCCACGATTCCCAGTCCCGACTGTGGGGCAATGTGGAGGCTGAGCAGTGGGCCTCTTCTCCACCACCTCCCCACCGGCTGCCCCCTAACCCCTCTTGGGTCCCCGCGGGGCACAGTCCTTACCCCTCAGTGGGCTGGATACTGTATGACTCCTGGGATCAGTGGCATCGTGGCATGGAGGGCTTTGAGCGCCCCCCTGCCTTGGTGTCCCGGAACGCCCGGCCTGAGGCCCAGGGCTGCTGGGAGCACCACTCCCCACAGTCCCACCGGCAGAGCTTGCTTGGTCATGCTTACGGCCAGTCCCACCGCAGCCCCCACCCATCCACGGAACCCTTGGGCTACAGCTCCCGGGACCCCCATGAGGTGCGGCGCCGGGCAGCTGACTGGGCTGAGGCTCTGCCCGCCCGGCGTCCTCTGactacctctgcctccctcacGGTGTTGGGCGAGGCCTCCCACCAACGGACCCCAGCTCCAAGCTCAGTGCTAGTCCCCCATTCCTCCCAGCCCCGGCCCAAAGTCCAGGCTGCAGATCCCGCCCCTCCCCCGACCATGTTCGTCCCACTCAGCCGGAATCCAGGGGGCAATGCCAACTACCAGGTATACGACAGTCTGGAGCTGAAGCGGCAGGTGCAGGAGAGCGGAGCCAGGTCCAGCTCACTGCCACCGGCTTCCACCTCCACCTTGAGGCCCTCTCTGCACAGGAGCCAGACGGAGAAACTCAACTGA
- the SPEM2 gene encoding uncharacterized protein SPEM2 isoform X1, which yields MENQLWHNTLKCCNQYQESPHDAEDILFLLLGLIVLVNIGINVATMMWHGLQNALDKMIDWATQKNEIQTSESPPSGAPDKAQDVHIHCILDPVQVKMSRPTQYSSFSCHHFSNHHSSGLPRCLRRRRRRRRHRRCRCRCRNYQQRPQNYRKIPYSRSVFCNPRRSQKMSQLHRAPFFDQEDPDSYLEEEDNLPFPYPKYPRGSWGGFYQRAGLPSNVGLWGRQGSVLASLPPPSLYLSPELRCMPKRVEAKSELRLQSYGRHDSQSRLWGNVEAEQWASSPPPPHRLPPNPSWVPAGHSPYPSVGWILYDSWDQWHRGMEGFERPPALVSRNARPEAQGCWEHHSPQSHRQSLLGHAYGQSHRSPHPSTEPLGYSSRDPHEVRRRAADWAEALPARRPLTTSASLTVLGEASHQRTPAPSSVLVPHSSQPRPKVQAADPAPPPTMFVPLSRNPGGNANYQVYDSLELKRQVQESGARSSSLPPASTSTLRPSLHRSQTEKLN from the exons ATGGAAAACCAGCTATGGCATAACACCCTGAAATGTTGCAATCAATATCAAGAAAGCCCCCATGATGCCGAGGACATCTTGTTCCTGCTGCTGGGCCTCATCGTTCTTGTCAACATTGGCATCAACGTGGCAACTATG ATGTGGCATGGACTCCAGAATGCCTTAGACAAGATGATTGATTGGGCTACTCAGAAAA ATGAAATTCAGACCAGCGAAAGTCCCCCCAGTGGTGCCCCAGACAAGGCTCAGGATGTCCACATCCACTGCATCCTGGACCCTGTGCAGGTGAAGATGTCCCGACCCACGCAGTActcctctttctcctgccaccattTCTCCAACCATCACAGCAGCGGTCTTCCTCGTTGTCttcgtcgccgccgccgccgccgccgccaccgccgttGTCGCTGTCGCTGCCGCAACTACCAGCAGCGGCCGCAGAACTACAGAAAAATCCCCTATAGCCGTTCAGTCTTCTGTAACCCACGTCGCAGCCAAAAGATGTCACAACTACACCGAGCGCCTTTCTTTGATCAGGAGGACCCGGATTCCTACCTGGAGGAAGAGGACAACCTGCCCTTCCCGTATCCCAAGTACCCACGTGGCAGCTGGGGTGGGTTTTATCAGAGAGCGGGCCTGCCCTCCAATGTAGGGCTGTGGGGCCGCCAGGGTAGTGTCCTGGCCAGTCTGCCACCACCCTCTCTCTACCTGTCACCTGAGCTGCGCTGCATGCCCAAGCGTGTAGAGGCCAAGTCCGAGCTGAGGCTGCAGTCCTATGGGCGCCACGATTCCCAGTCCCGACTGTGGGGCAATGTGGAGGCTGAGCAGTGGGCCTCTTCTCCACCACCTCCCCACCGGCTGCCCCCTAACCCCTCTTGGGTCCCCGCGGGGCACAGTCCTTACCCCTCAGTGGGCTGGATACTGTATGACTCCTGGGATCAGTGGCATCGTGGCATGGAGGGCTTTGAGCGCCCCCCTGCCTTGGTGTCCCGGAACGCCCGGCCTGAGGCCCAGGGCTGCTGGGAGCACCACTCCCCACAGTCCCACCGGCAGAGCTTGCTTGGTCATGCTTACGGCCAGTCCCACCGCAGCCCCCACCCATCCACGGAACCCTTGGGCTACAGCTCCCGGGACCCCCATGAGGTGCGGCGCCGGGCAGCTGACTGGGCTGAGGCTCTGCCCGCCCGGCGTCCTCTGactacctctgcctccctcacGGTGTTGGGCGAGGCCTCCCACCAACGGACCCCAGCTCCAAGCTCAGTGCTAGTCCCCCATTCCTCCCAGCCCCGGCCCAAAGTCCAGGCTGCAGATCCCGCCCCTCCCCCGACCATGTTCGTCCCACTCAGCCGGAATCCAGGGGGCAATGCCAACTACCAGGTATACGACAGTCTGGAGCTGAAGCGGCAGGTGCAGGAGAGCGGAGCCAGGTCCAGCTCACTGCCACCGGCTTCCACCTCCACCTTGAGGCCCTCTCTGCACAGGAGCCAGACGGAGAAACTCAACTGA
- the SPEM1 gene encoding spermatid maturation protein 1 yields MAMAERPRPEWASYHNCNSNSCQDLGNSVLLLLGLIICVNISINIVTLLWSRFRGVLYQVFHDTICEKEAPKSSSLGKQTQPPKKQSSPAVHLRCTMDPVKMTVTPPPARHHRRRGSPTCCAHCPVAWAPDTDDEKPHQYPAICSYHWDGPEDWEGFQHTQGTWVPWTQDAPEPPPQTIRFQPTVEERPLKTGIRSELGLRAYVYPVNPPPPSPEAPSHKNGGEGAVPEAEVAQYQPVPAPILGPAVIPEFSRRRSSGRIVYDARDVRRRLRELTREVEALSHCYPLASGSSTAEETSKNWVYRSLTGK; encoded by the exons ATGGCCATGGCTGAGCGGCCGAGGCCCGAGTGGGCCTCGTATCACAACTGCAACAGCAACAGCTGCCAGGACCTGGGCAACTCTGTCCTGTTGCTGCTGGGCCTCATCATCTGCGTTAACATTAGCATCAATATAGTGACCCTG CTCTGGAGCCGATTCCGTGGTGTCTTATACCAAGTGTTCCATGATACCATTTGTGAGAAAG AAGCTCCCAAGTCATCCTCACTCGGAAAGCAGACCCAGCCCCCTAAGAAGCAGAGTTCCCCTGCAGTCCATCTTCGGTGCACCATGGACCCTGTGAAGATGACTGTGACCCCACCCCCAGCTCGCCACCATCGCCGTCGAGGCTCTCCCACATGCTGTGCTCACTGCCCAGTAGCTTGGGCTCCTGACACTGATGACGAGAAGCCCCATCAGTACCCAGCCATCTGCTCCTACCACTGGGATGGCCCCGAGGACTGGGAAGGCTTCCAACACACTCAGGGGACCTGGGTTCCCTGGACTCAGGATGCCCCGGAGCCCCCTCCCCAGACCATCCGCTTCCAGCCTACCGTAGAGGAAAGACCCCTCAAAACAGGCATACGGTCCGAGCTGGGCCTAAGGGCCTATGTGTATCCCGTGaaccccccacctcccagccctgAGGCTCCTAGCCACAAGAACGGTGGGGAGGGGGCGGTGCCAGAGGCAGAGGTGGCTCAGTACCAGCCTGTCCCAGCTCCCATCCTGGGCCCAGCAGTCATCCCTGAATTTTCCCGGCGCCGCTCCTCAGGCCGAATAGTGTATGATGCCCGGGATGTGAGGCGGCGGCTTCGGGAActgacccgggaggtggaggccctgTCCCACTGCTACCCCCTGGCCTCCGGATCCAGCACTGCTGAGGAGACAAGCAAGAATTGGGTGTACCGTTCCCTAACTGGGAAGtga
- the SPEM3 gene encoding LOW QUALITY PROTEIN: uncharacterized protein SPEM3 (The sequence of the model RefSeq protein was modified relative to this genomic sequence to represent the inferred CDS: deleted 1 base in 1 codon), whose translation MGGQAYHGAQVCSGTNSRKCQDLGDSILLLLGSFILLNVWINVVTLLWKHLKSSLRILFHHFFPKDKQPSGSHPICIRSSVDPKNLCSKVSSRVRPRPGFLLRRVNQLDSWIPDTNDEVSACCWMSPKCGRAGLPRESAWGLYKEGMMGVGEAPQVTALRAEASLLSSPETSSQFPKMSKLDTGLCHLPQESKTKTPDCAPAEASAQAQDHSPTHTPVCTPTHPWTHSADHTAVHTSAHSWTHSKARTPEGTHSQAQDTSAQAQAHTSAPTPAQTPAHIQVHTPALTPAQASAHTKAHTSAQAQTHSPPHTPEHTHSQAHSPEHTSAHAPAHSPAQTPMPVPAHPQAHAPEYTSAHAPAYIPDHSHLVCNSVPVPDSTPAPSGTLAPAATPVLAPTPAPVPASVPTPAPALVMALTTTPVPAPVPAPVPATTPAPVITPTPSTPPAFSHDLSTGHVVYDARRAKQNFFHVSSPQNPEYSRKDLATLFRPREGQDLVSSGISEQTKQCSGDSAKLPAGSILGYVELRNMEWKISDDAKDKFPQTKTSPYCSFHPCSSEKNTDSQAPVYPKFLVYSRDTACAKPCFHSATTAQSSVCTLPPPCTLSLPLVPPRSFVPPQPTNHQRPSTLIQTPTVLPTSKSPQSILTSQFPIPSLFATISQPLIQSQCPECHKSLGLSQDSGLQRTPCPSKDSRVPRNLDLAQNPDLHKNPGLTQDPGLHENPGLAPNQGLHEFPGLPQDSYLCQNPSPSQDFGLHKNSGITQDSHPQKNTGLTQEAGILRSPCLTQPPGLHKKTPFTQTSDLQRSSGFTQHSGIYRNLEPNQETVVYKNQDLSQAIDHQKNLGSSKDSGGHKNTGNVQDPGVCSTPGLTEDSGSQKGPYVAQDSEVNKSSGVIQKSCLHKSPGLVQTSGLPKCSGLTQDSGDYKNPGLIQECGGHKVKGLTQDSNLPSLTQATKVERRFSPPQDVGVYRSSKHSQDSNLHKCPGINQDPGPHKDPALVQDSGLPKISGLTQESGPYKNSCLIQDPGLHKNPSPALGSDFVQLLSPLQTPKSTLSLMKSSVPEKAAQKEDAQRHVLWAPVQLNQNSCPSKAQVVSNDLQTFSEVPVLIELQSSSWWAGSQHGEYRPVDTVPSGYQNYHQMSMSSHINWKSHCPGPGSRAGHVIFDARQRQSAVGKDKCEALSPRRLRQEAPGDSGRPSRSGDIRM comes from the exons ATGGGTGGGCAAGCCTATCATGGGGCCCAGGTGTGCTCTGGCACCAACTCCAGGAAGTGCCAGGACTTAGGAGACTCGATTCTTCTTCTTCTGGGCAGCTTCATCTTGCTCAACGTGTGGATCAACGTGGTGACTCTG CTCTGGAAGCATCTGAAGAGCTCCTTGCGGattcttttccatcatttttttcccaaag ACAAGCAACCCAGCGGCAGCCATCCCATATGTATTCGCTCCTCCGTGGATCCCAAGAACCTGTGTTCAAAAGTCTCTTCCCGCGTCCGTCCTCGCCCAGGCTTCCTGCTCAGGCGCGTTAACCAGCTTGACTCCTGGATACCAGACACGAACGATGAGGTTTCTGCGTGCTGCTGGATGTCCCCTAAATGTGGACGTGCCGGGCTTCCCAGGGAGTCTGCATGGGGACTGTACAAGGAGGGGATGATGGGCGTGGGGGAGGCCCCTCAGGTCACAGCGTTAAGGGCTGAAGCCTCCTTGCTCTCCAGTCCAGAGACATCTTCCCAGTTCCCAAAGATGAGCAAGTTGGACACGGGTCTATGCCACCTGCCCCAAGAGAGCAAGACTAAGACCCCAGACTGTGCCCCAGCCGAGGCCTCAGCTCAGGCCCAGGACCACTCCCCAACCCACACTCCTGTGTGCACCCCAACCCACCCCTGGACCCACTCCGCAGACCACACCGCTGTGCACACCTCTGCCCACTCCTGGACCCACTCCAAGGCCCGCACCCCTGAGGGCACCCACTCCCAGGCCCAGGACACCTCAGCCCAGGCCCAAGCCCACACCTCTGCCCCTACCCCAGCTCAGACGCCAGCCCACATCCAAGTTCACACCCCAGCCCTTACACCAGCCCAGGCCTCAGCTCACACTAAAGCCCATACGTCAGCCCAGGCCCAAACCCACTCTCCGCCCCACACCCCTGAGCATACTCACTCCCAGGCCCACAGCCCTGAACACACCTCAGCCCATGCCCCAGCCCACTCCCCAGCCCAGACTCCTATGCCTGTCCCAGCCCACCCCCAGGCCCACGCCCCTGAGTATACCTCCGCCCATGCCCCAGCGTATATCCCAGACCACTCTCATCTAGTCTGCAACTCGGTTCCTGTCCCAGACTCTACCCCAGCTCCTTCCGGAACTCTTGCCCCAGCCGCTACTCCTGTCCTAGCTCCAACACCAGCCCCTGTCCCAGCCTCTGTCCCCACTCCTGCTCCAGCACTGGTCATGGCCCTGACTACCACTCCTGTCCCTGCTCCTGTCCCTGCTCCTgtccctgccaccacccctgccccCGTCATAACTCCTACACCCTCTACCCCACCTGCCTTCAGCCATGACCTCTCCACTGGCCATGTGGTCTATGATGCCCGCAGGGCGAAGCAGAATTTCTTCCATGTGTCCAGCCCCCAGAACCCTGAGTATTCAAGAAAAGACTTGGCTACCCTCTTCAGGCCCCGAGAGGGTCAGGACCTGGTGAGTTCTGGCATATCTGAGCAAACAAAGCAATGCAGTGGGGATAGTGCCAAGCTTCCTGCAGGATCCATACTGGGCTACGTGGAGttgaggaatatggaatggaagatcTCAGATGATGCCAAAGATAAGTTCCCCCAGACCAAGACTTCCCCTTACTGCAGCTTCCATCCTTGCAGTTCTGAGAAGAACACAGACTCCCAGGCTCCAGTCTACCCGAAATTCCTTGTCTACTCCCGGGATACTGCATGTGCCAAGCCTTGCTTTCATTCTGCAACCACTGCCCAGAGCTCAGTGTGTACCCTTCCTCCACCGTGCACTCTTTCCCTGCCTCTCGTTCCTCCCAGATCCTTTGTCCCTCCTCAACCCACCAACCATCAGAGGCCTTCCACCTTAATACAAACCCCTACTGTTCTTCCAACCTCCAAGTCTCCTCAGTCCATCCTCACTTCCCAATTCCCCATCCCTTCCCTGTTTGCCACCATTTCCCAACCCCTGATCCAATCCCAATGCCCTGAATGTCATAAGAGTCTAGGCCTGTCCCAAGATTCTGGCCTTCAAAGGACCCCATGCCCTTCAAAAGACTCCAGAGTTCCCAGGAATCTGGACCTTGCCCAAAACCCAGACCTCCACAAGAACCCAGGCCTTACCCAAGATCCAGGCCTCCACGAGAATCCAGGCCTTGCTCCAAATCAAGGCCTACATGAATTCCCAGGCCTTCCCCAAGATTCTTATCTCTGCCAGAATCCAAGCCCTTCTCAAGACTTTGGTCTTCACAAGAATTCAGGCATTACTCAAGATTCCCACCCCCAAAAGAACACAGGTCTGACTCAAGAAGCTGGTATCCTTAGGAGCCCATGTCTCACCCAACCCCCTGGCCTCCACAAGAAAACACCATTTACCCAAACTTCTGATCTTCAGAGGAGCTCAGGCTTTACACAACACTCTGGAATCTATAGGAATCTTGAACCAAACCAAGAGACTGTGGTCTACAAAAATCAAGATCTCTCCCAAGCAATTGACCACCAAAAGAACCTAGGCTCTTCTAAAGATTCTGGAGGTCACAAGAATACAGGCAATGTCCAAGATCCAGGAGTCTGTAGTACCCCAGGCCTTACTGAAGATTCTGGATCACAGAAGGGTCCATATGTTGCCCAAGACTCTGAAGTCAATAAGAGCTCAGGAGTTATCCAGAAATCTTGTCTCCACAAGAGCCCAGGCCTTGTCCAaacctctggcctcccaaagtgctcaggcCTTACCCAAGACTCAGGAGACTACAAGAATCCAGGACTTATCCAAGAATGTGGTGGCCACAAAGTTAAAGGCCTTACTCAAGATTCCAACCTCCCAAGCCTTACCCAAGCCACTAAAGTTGAAAGAAGATTTAGCCCTCCCCAAGATGTTGGAGTTTATAGGAGCTCAAAACATAGCCAAGACTCTAATCTCCACAAGTGCCCAGGAATTAATCAAGATCCTGGCCCCCATAAAGACCCAGCCCTTGTCCAAGACTCTGGCCTCCCCAAGATTTCAGGCCTTACTCAGGAATCTGGCCCCTACAAGAACTCATGCCTCATCCAAGATCCCGGCCTCCACAAGAACCCAAGCCCTGCCCTAGGTTCTGATTTTGTCCAGCTTTTGTCCCCACTTCAGACCCCAAAGTCCACACTGTCCCTGATGAAGTCATCTGTGCCTGAGAAGGCTGCTCAGAAGGAGGACGCACAGCGGCACGTCCTCTGGGCTCCTGTCCAACTCAATCAGAACTCCTGCCCTTCCAAGGCCCAAGTGGTCTCCAATGACCTGCAGACCTTCTCAGAGGTACCTGTATTAATTGAGCTGCAATCATCCTCCTGGTGGGCAGGCAGCCAGCACGGGGAATACCGCCCTGTGGATACAGTTCCTTCAGGCTACCAGAACTATCATCAGATGTCTATGTCTTCCCATATCAACTGGAAGTCTCACTGCCCTGGACCAGGCAGCCGGGCAGGGCATGTGATTTTTGATGCCCGTCAGAGACAGTCGGCAGTGGGCAAGGACAAGTGTGAAGCTCTGTCTCCTAGGCGCCTTCGTCAAGAGGCACCCGGCGACTCA GGGAGACCATCAAGGAGTGGGGATATCAGAATGTGA